TTGTTTGATTTTCCACCGTAAGTTTTGCATACTAAGACCAACGATTGATAAGTTGTGATTAAACGTTAAAACTACCCCGCTATAATGTTAGTTAATACCTTACGGATGTAGTAAAACAAGCCGTAAAGCAACGATAATTTGGTCTTTTTAACAAAGATTTGTGATAATATCATAAATTTACGCCTCGCTCGGGGGCTTACTTTTTATTATGGAAAAATAACATGCAAAAGCTTGGTTTAAACCAAACCCTCAGCCAACGATTATCGCCGCAGCAGATCCAGTTTATCAAGCTGCTCCAGATACCTACGGCTGAATTGGAAGCCCGTATTGAACAGGAACTAGAAGTTAATCCGGCCTTGGAAGAAGGGAGGGATAATGAGGAAGAAGTGCCAGTGACTACTGAAGATGATTTTGCCGATAGTGAGCAGGAGGATTATTCAGAAGAAATTAGTGTGGAGGATTATCTGGCTGAGGATGAATTTAGCGGCTATAAAATGCAGGGCGACGGGTCTTACAACGACGAAGATGATAAAGATCTACCGATGCCCACCGCGGTTTCGCTGGTAGAGCAACTTACTACGCAACTCAATTTTCTTCGGCTTGATGAGCGACGCCAGCAAATTGGCTTGCAGCTTATCGGCAGCATTGAGAGCGATGGCTACATTCGTCGCGACTTAGAGGCCATCGTAAACGATTTGGCTTTTTCTCTCAACATTGATACCGATGCCGAAGAGCTAGAAGAGATACTAAGTAAGATTCAGCAGTTTGATCCATCGGGCATTGGTGCGCGTGACCTTCAAGAGTGTTTGCTACTACAGTTGGAGCGTAAACCAGAACACGACCGCTACACCCGCGTAGCTATCGATATTATTGAAAATAACTTCAAAGAGTTTACCAAGAAGCACTTTGATAAAATCTGCCGGAAGTTAGGCGTAGATGAAAATACCCTGAGGGAGGCGATCAATATTATTACCAAACTGAACCCTAAGCCCGGCGGAGTAGATACTGGTTTGGCTTCCCGAACTCAGTACATCGTACCTGATTATATTCTAACCAATGATAATGGTAAGCTCGAGCTAACGCTAAACTCTAAAAACGCTCCGGAACTGAAAGTCAGTCGTTCTTACTCTAACATGCTTCAGGCTTATGACAAGAGCAACAAAAAAGATAAAAAGCTGAAGGAAGAGGTTTCTTTTGTAAAGCAAAAGCTCGATTCGGCTAAGTGGTTTATTGATGCCATTAAGCAGCGGCAGAACACCTTGCTTAATACCATGGAAACCATTGTGAAGTATCAGTACGATTTCTTTTTGACTGGCGATGAAAGTAACCTCCGCCCGATGATCTTGAAGGATATTGCCAATGAAATTGGAATGGATATATCCACTGTTTCGCGGGTTGCTAACAGCAAATCGGTGCAAACGGAGTACGGCACCTACCTATTGAAGTACTTCTTTTCCGAAGGTATCGCTACTGACTCAGGAGAGGATGTCAGCAGCCGAGAAGTAAAAAATTACTTGAAAGAGCTGGTAGATAATGAGGATAAGCGCAAGCCACTTTCGGACGATAAGTTAGAAAAGCTCCTCAAAGATAAAGGGTATAATATTGCCCGACGCACGGTAGCTAAGTATCGGGAGCAACTGCAGATTCCGGTAGCCCGATTAAGAAAAGAACTTT
This region of Tunicatimonas pelagia genomic DNA includes:
- the rpoN gene encoding RNA polymerase factor sigma-54 — encoded protein: MQKLGLNQTLSQRLSPQQIQFIKLLQIPTAELEARIEQELEVNPALEEGRDNEEEVPVTTEDDFADSEQEDYSEEISVEDYLAEDEFSGYKMQGDGSYNDEDDKDLPMPTAVSLVEQLTTQLNFLRLDERRQQIGLQLIGSIESDGYIRRDLEAIVNDLAFSLNIDTDAEELEEILSKIQQFDPSGIGARDLQECLLLQLERKPEHDRYTRVAIDIIENNFKEFTKKHFDKICRKLGVDENTLREAINIITKLNPKPGGVDTGLASRTQYIVPDYILTNDNGKLELTLNSKNAPELKVSRSYSNMLQAYDKSNKKDKKLKEEVSFVKQKLDSAKWFIDAIKQRQNTLLNTMETIVKYQYDFFLTGDESNLRPMILKDIANEIGMDISTVSRVANSKSVQTEYGTYLLKYFFSEGIATDSGEDVSSREVKNYLKELVDNEDKRKPLSDDKLEKLLKDKGYNIARRTVAKYREQLQIPVARLRKEL